A window of the Juglans microcarpa x Juglans regia isolate MS1-56 chromosome 5D, Jm3101_v1.0, whole genome shotgun sequence genome harbors these coding sequences:
- the LOC121265896 gene encoding uncharacterized protein LOC121265896: protein MEDELEKLWAGFSLTDREKQEVVMPTLDIHESMKKGRLCLLAQVTANKVVNREAFKSTMSKVWKPEGWIRFKEIGENQVLLEFQKEQDKGIVIAGRPWSFDRMLACLEEFDGCTPLKEIPFAFEVFWVQVHDLSLACMTKDVGVQIGERIGTMLDVEVDGSGVGWGQFLDIKVVVDITKTLIRGKFISFQQRQLWHPLKYECLPMLCFHCGIIKHAKRSCQKDDQATRLSEGSQPQYGAWLRTNLSKNVGSFSRTYGGVPDQPPQDNWQRWRSGEEILKVSGRDITNSQQHSNERESSKFQANDVGLGKIANSEGSIFQKREEIVVDKVEPKKEAPYLEEIMDNLGKISKSE from the coding sequence ATGGAGGATGAACTAGAGAAGTTGTGGGCAGGTTTCTCTCTCACTGATCGGGAGAAACAGGAAGTGGTAATGCCAACGTTAGATATTCATGAGTCAATGAAAAAAGGGAGACTTTGTCTCTTAGCACAGGTTACTGCAAATAAAGTTGTCAATAGAGAAGCATTCAAGTCCACTATGTCAAAAGTGTGGAAACCAGAGGGGTGGATTCGTTTCAAGGAGATTGGAGAAAATCAGGTCCTTTTGGAATTTCAGAAGGAGCAAGACAAGGGTATAGTGATAGCTGGGAGACCATGGTCTTTTGACAGGATGTTGGCATGCCTTGAAGAGTTTGATGGTTGCACACCATTAAAAGAAATCCCGTTTGCTTTTGAAGTATTCTGGGTGCAAGTTCATGACTTGTcccttgcatgcatgacaaagGATGTGGGAGTCCAGATTGGAGAACGTATAGGGACAATGTTGGACGTTGAAGTTGATGGAAGTGGAGTGGGATGGGGCCAGTTCTTAGATATAAAGGTGGTGGTGGATATTACAAAAACTTTAATTAGAggcaaatttatttcttttcaacaGAGACAGTTATGGCATCCTCTTAAATATGAATGTCTTCCTATGCTCTGTTTCCATTGTGGCATTATCAAACATGCTAAGAGAAGCTGTCAAAAAGATGATCAGGCCACAAGACTGTCAGAGGGGAGTCAACCTCAGTATGGTGCATGGCTACGTACAAATCTGTCAAAGAATGTTGGTAGCTTCTCTAGAACATACGGGGGAGTCCCAGATCAGCCACCTCAGGACAATTGGCAACGGTGGAGGTCTGGCGAGGAGATTCTCAAGGTAAGTGGAAGGGATATCACGAATTCTCAACAACATTCAAATGAGAGGGAATCTTCTAAATTTCAGGCAAATGATGTTGGTTTAGGAAAGATTGCCAATTCTGAAGgatctatttttcaaaaaagagaggaaattgTGGTTGACAAGGTGGAACCAAAGAAGGAAGCTCCATACTTAGAGGAAATCATGGATAATTTAGGGAAGATTTCTAAATCAGAAtga